Proteins encoded in a region of the Suncus etruscus isolate mSunEtr1 chromosome 1, mSunEtr1.pri.cur, whole genome shotgun sequence genome:
- the MAP2K6 gene encoding dual specificity mitogen-activated protein kinase kinase 6: protein MSQSKGKKRNPGLKIPKEAFEQPQTSSTPPRDLDSKACISIGNQNFEVKADDLEPIMELGRGAYGVVEKMRHVPSGQIMAVKRIRATVNSQEQKRLLMDLDISMRTVDCPFTVTFYGALFREGDVWICMELMDTSLDKFYKQVIDKGQTIPEDILGKIAVSIVKALEHLHSKLSVIHRDVKPSNVLINTLGQVKMCDFGISGYLVDSVAKTIDAGCKPYMAPERINPELNQKGYSVKSDIWSLGITMIELAILRFPYDSWGTPFQQLKQVVEEPSPQLPADKFSEEFVDFTSKCLKKNSKERPTYPELMQHPFFTLHESKATDVASFVKLILGD, encoded by the exons GCAAGAAGCGAAACCCTGGCCTTAAAATTCCCAAAGAAGCATTTGAACAACCTCAGACCAGTTCCAC gcCTCCTAGAGATTTAGACTCCAAAGCTTGCATTTCTATCGGAAACCAG AACTTTGAGGTAAAGGCAGATGATCTGGAGCCTATAATGGAACTGGGGCGAGGTGCGTACGGGGTGGTGGAGAAGATGAGACACGTGCCCAGCGGGCAGATCATGGCGGTGAAG CGGATCAGAGCCACCGTTAATAGCCAGGAGCAGAAGAGGCTACTGATGGATTTGGATATTTCCATGAGGACAGTGGACTGCCCTTTTACGGTCACCTTTTATGGTGCACTCTTCCGGGAG GGAGATGTTTGGATCTGCATGGAACTCATGGATACATCACTAGATAAATTCTACAAACAAGTGATTGATAAGGGTCAAACAATTCCAGAGGACATCTTAGGGAAAATAGCAGTTTCT ATTGTCAAAGCCTTAGAACATTTACACAGTAAGCTCTCTGTCATTCATCGAG ATGTCAAGCCTTCTAACGTGCTGATCAATACTCTGGGCCAAGTGAAGATGTGTGACTTTGGAATCAGTGGCTACCTTGTAGATTCTGTCGCTAAAACCATCGACGCAGGATGCAAACCATACATGGCT CCTGAAAGAATAAACCCGGAGCTCAACCAGAAGGGATACAGTGTGAAGTCTGACATTTGGAGCCTGGGAATCACCATG aTTGAGTTGGCAATCCTTCGGTTTCCTTATGATTCCTGGGGAACTCCTTTTCAGCAGCTCAAACAGGTGGTGGAAGAGCCATCACCCCAACTTCCGGCAGATAAGTTCTCTGAAGAGTTTGTGGACTTTACCTCAAAGTG cttGAAGAAGAATTCCAAAGAAAGGCCAACATATCCAGAGCTTATG caaCATCCATTTTTCACCCTACATGAATCCAAAGCAACAGACGTGGCATCTTTTGTAAAACTGATTCTTGGAGATTAA